One genomic window of Candidatus Hydrogenedentota bacterium includes the following:
- a CDS encoding endonuclease/exonuclease/phosphatase family protein — protein sequence MRQSYIPLAVFLCGVVLWGCPTSKPDNGDSIKLLTFNVNMRVPEIATEFGGSNAERAQMISQNILNSDYDIVCLNEVFSDEAKDIFRSKLGPVYQSYVHKISSDDVFTQDAGLMLFSKFKFLPFGRVSGDADVDAWNTRPVWGSQVPAEIFEECSGMDCWADKGVGMVRIKNPYTGRILNVAFTHLNASYGEGDCGDEVMARNAQFGDIQALIQEVLGDAINTEDLILCGDLNVDGDQQHWELHDADEVPPGYYALAPCGHGYIWEWSKWFNTPGVFFSNPLKDAWVNENSPAVQPGTTSIPMVIDRGLTYGMPTQSERLDYILRNQLALSTGDQLLCSQHMKKDYDIWKFGDLYLSDHIPLAIDLNRQARQPLHCSPVTPFLPEKEQTLYRVVKGQITYPGSMQWHMLTKYETFLIYVSGASYELYESRDLSRPAASYYGETETITPPGSKIPYTCTKYSLPNPPVYVRVFNEDRSKTGPYDILIYQADGRDKENAIVLNSNTWGMRKFPDDMLINVDDIMWFELHIQPTDGANQSLSFTVANYFADILELTLQREDGSVVAAQTQSFIDPNPPVYETSRRLVIDLGNSGLDPGRYYLLLHRKQLQPVPFWIRWDTNLVIMHGANLGVPGACPMMVYCGEETDGAANDDEIYMSVYADFVPVITDYYLGKFDEGSSVAIEDFLPTIRFTMEVDIVLQEPDDSSQNDWFNFAIIAPSTEQRESLQGEVSDDGDDTGMYYFSYNLSREITNNAGP from the coding sequence ATGCGACAGAGTTACATTCCCTTGGCAGTGTTCCTGTGTGGGGTGGTGCTGTGGGGATGTCCCACGTCGAAGCCAGATAACGGGGATTCGATCAAGCTGTTGACGTTCAACGTCAACATGCGCGTTCCGGAAATAGCCACGGAATTTGGAGGGAGCAACGCGGAACGGGCACAGATGATATCCCAAAACATCCTCAACTCAGACTACGACATCGTCTGCCTCAACGAGGTTTTCAGCGACGAAGCAAAAGATATCTTTCGGTCCAAGCTGGGACCCGTCTATCAAAGTTATGTTCACAAGATCTCCAGCGACGATGTGTTCACGCAGGACGCAGGGCTCATGTTGTTCAGCAAGTTCAAGTTTCTGCCATTCGGGCGGGTATCGGGCGACGCAGACGTCGATGCATGGAACACCCGGCCGGTGTGGGGGTCACAAGTGCCGGCAGAAATCTTTGAGGAATGTTCCGGCATGGATTGCTGGGCCGATAAGGGCGTTGGCATGGTGCGTATCAAGAACCCGTACACTGGGCGAATTTTGAATGTGGCGTTTACACACCTGAACGCAAGCTATGGCGAAGGCGACTGCGGTGATGAGGTCATGGCCCGCAACGCGCAGTTCGGAGATATTCAAGCGCTGATACAGGAGGTGCTCGGAGATGCAATAAACACGGAAGATTTGATCCTGTGCGGCGATCTCAACGTGGACGGCGATCAGCAGCACTGGGAATTGCATGATGCCGATGAAGTCCCCCCAGGTTACTATGCATTGGCTCCCTGTGGACACGGCTATATTTGGGAATGGTCGAAGTGGTTTAACACACCAGGCGTGTTTTTCAGCAATCCGCTGAAAGATGCTTGGGTTAACGAGAATTCCCCCGCGGTCCAGCCCGGCACGACCAGCATCCCAATGGTGATTGACCGCGGTTTAACCTATGGCATGCCGACCCAGTCAGAGCGGCTCGACTATATCCTGCGGAACCAGTTGGCCCTGAGTACAGGCGATCAATTGTTGTGCAGTCAGCACATGAAGAAGGACTACGACATTTGGAAATTCGGGGATCTCTATCTCAGCGACCACATTCCGCTTGCGATCGATCTGAACCGGCAGGCCCGGCAACCTCTCCACTGTAGTCCGGTCACGCCATTTCTTCCCGAAAAAGAGCAGACGTTGTATCGTGTCGTGAAAGGGCAGATTACGTACCCCGGCAGCATGCAATGGCACATGCTGACAAAATATGAAACCTTCCTGATTTACGTGTCAGGCGCATCATACGAATTATACGAATCCAGGGATCTGAGTCGGCCGGCCGCCTCCTACTATGGCGAGACGGAAACCATCACGCCCCCGGGCAGCAAAATCCCCTATACCTGCACAAAGTACAGCCTGCCCAATCCGCCGGTCTACGTTCGGGTTTTCAACGAAGACCGGTCCAAAACGGGACCCTACGACATCCTGATCTACCAGGCTGACGGGCGAGACAAAGAAAACGCCATCGTGCTCAACTCAAACACGTGGGGAATGCGCAAGTTCCCCGATGACATGCTCATCAACGTTGACGACATAATGTGGTTTGAATTGCATATCCAGCCGACCGATGGCGCGAACCAGTCCCTGTCGTTCACGGTGGCCAACTACTTCGCCGACATCCTTGAACTTACGTTGCAGCGGGAGGACGGGAGCGTAGTGGCCGCGCAGACGCAATCGTTTATAGACCCCAATCCGCCTGTATATGAAACGTCCCGGCGATTGGTGATCGACCTTGGCAACTCAGGATTGGATCCTGGCCGGTATTATCTGCTACTGCATCGAAAACAACTTCAGCCTGTTCCGTTCTGGATTCGGTGGGACACCAACCTTGTCATTATGCACGGCGCCAATCTCGGCGTACCGGGTGCCTGTCCGATGATGGTCTATTGCGGTGAGGAAACCGACGGCGCAGCCAACGACGACGAGATCTACATGTCGGTATACGCCGACTTTGTCCCTGTGATAACCGACTACTACCTTGGCAAGTTCGACGAGGGATCGAGCGTCGCTATTGAGGACTTTCTACCGACGATCCGGTTTACGATGGAAGTGGATATCGTCTTGCAGGAACCCGATGATTCATCCCAGAATGACTGGTTCAACTTTGCAATAATCGCGCCTTCCACGGAGCAACGGGAATCCCTGCAAGGCGAAGTATCTGACGACGGCGATGATACGGGTATGTACTATTTCTCCTACAATCTTAGCCGCGAAATCACGAACAACGCCGGCCCTTGA
- a CDS encoding IS630 family transposase, which translates to MNCSALALQAEVTRHSKLGRRVRLMFQDEARFGRITEPSHCWAPRGMRPRVHAEFVREYTHAYAAVGPHDGILDSLVLPEVDARSMSLFLEELVRRHPREFILVVLDGAGWHTAKALKVPETIRPLRLPPYSPELNPVEHLRDEVREKKFHNVVFQSMEAVEDRLAEALAELEQDPRRVRNRTVFRG; encoded by the coding sequence GTGAACTGCTCCGCACTCGCGCTCCAAGCGGAAGTAACCCGGCACTCCAAACTGGGGCGGCGCGTACGGCTGATGTTTCAGGACGAGGCGCGGTTTGGCCGCATCACCGAGCCCTCACACTGCTGGGCGCCCCGTGGCATGCGTCCGCGGGTTCACGCTGAGTTTGTCCGAGAGTACACGCACGCCTATGCCGCGGTTGGTCCCCACGATGGCATCCTCGACTCGCTGGTGTTACCGGAGGTGGATGCCCGATCCATGTCGTTGTTTCTTGAAGAATTGGTCCGGCGTCATCCGCGCGAGTTCATTCTCGTGGTCCTGGACGGGGCGGGTTGGCACACCGCCAAGGCGCTCAAGGTGCCCGAAACGATTCGCCCTCTTCGCTTGCCGCCATACTCCCCTGAGCTCAATCCCGTGGAGCATCTCCGGGACGAAGTTCGTGAGAAGAAGTTTCACAATGTGGTCTTCCAAAGCATGGAGGCCGTAGAAGACCGGCTGGCCGAAGCACTCGCAGAGCTCGAACAGGACCCCCGCCGCGTACGAAACCGCACGGTTTTCCGCGGATAG
- a CDS encoding ATP-dependent Clp protease ATP-binding subunit, whose product MAIDMSAGTKVIFAVAALEAAAGRCRELGSEHVFLAMCKICDLDKDEVSRIAEATQVSLAEMQAEADNLGSLLSEAHVDLVEARRRLRKLLEKQQGIEGEFGGHRSEACLRACYAAERRALVLGGTALSPAHLLWAVVSSGCLLVRQAVGESTGGWSDLCHVCGVEPSVPLAQSGFPEKLEHARAGVQDVENASGVKVEAGKGASKTPFLDRFGRDLTHLARENKLGPCVGRKDEMRSVAHILRRRSKNNPVLVGDPGVGKTCIVEGLAHRVVHPEAPEAIRSWRIVEISMSELIAGCIYQGQFEERMQTVISEARADRNLILFLDELHTMIGTGGASGKGMDAGQILKPALARGDIRLIGATTTAEYRKFIEPDGALERRFQVVWVSEPSRAEAVEILEGIRPKLEKHHGVVLDLEVIEKTVAWSMRYLPDHRLPDKAIDIIDQAAAKKALRTLSPQELKSDRTMDIYGDRGERITEQDIAAVISERCQVPVGAIAVDESAKLMGMEVALASRVKGQDEAIKVVSSAIRTARAGLKKANRPVGVFLFLGSTGTGKTELAKTLAEFLFGSEETLIRFDMSEFGEKHNVARLVGAPPGYIGHDEEGQLTGRVRTRPYSVILFDEIEKAHTDVFDIFLQIFDDGRLTDGKGRRTSFTESIIIMTSNLGAASAHGQAKRPIGVDLASSGAEEGDGERAAYRKRLCDAAKSVFRPELLNRIEHQVIFYPLPREIVFQILDRMIGLLNQMLADRRITVQLSEEAKKLLLDEGYSEAYGARELERVFERRVAAPLAEQLLAGRFSPGNEIRIDVCEGGLRFG is encoded by the coding sequence GTGGCAATAGACATGTCGGCGGGTACGAAAGTGATCTTTGCTGTGGCGGCTTTAGAAGCAGCAGCGGGCCGATGCCGGGAACTGGGCAGTGAACACGTGTTCCTGGCCATGTGCAAGATATGCGACCTTGACAAAGACGAAGTCAGCCGGATTGCGGAGGCAACCCAGGTCTCTTTAGCGGAAATGCAGGCCGAAGCGGACAACTTGGGAAGCTTACTTTCGGAAGCCCATGTTGACCTCGTCGAGGCCCGACGGCGGCTTCGCAAGCTTCTCGAGAAGCAACAGGGCATCGAGGGCGAGTTCGGCGGTCATCGCTCTGAAGCATGCCTGCGAGCATGTTACGCTGCAGAGCGCCGCGCGCTCGTTTTGGGAGGCACTGCGCTCTCTCCCGCGCATCTGCTTTGGGCGGTTGTCAGCAGCGGCTGTCTTTTGGTCAGACAAGCCGTGGGCGAGTCTACAGGCGGGTGGAGCGACTTGTGCCATGTTTGCGGTGTGGAGCCATCGGTACCTTTGGCCCAAAGTGGTTTTCCCGAGAAACTGGAGCATGCCCGCGCCGGGGTTCAAGACGTCGAGAATGCAAGCGGCGTCAAAGTGGAAGCGGGGAAAGGGGCTTCGAAAACGCCTTTCCTGGATCGCTTCGGGCGAGATCTGACTCACTTGGCGCGAGAGAACAAGCTTGGCCCTTGTGTTGGACGTAAGGACGAAATGCGCAGCGTTGCCCATATCCTAAGGCGTCGAAGCAAGAATAATCCGGTCCTCGTGGGGGACCCCGGTGTGGGCAAGACGTGTATCGTGGAAGGGCTGGCGCACCGCGTTGTGCATCCGGAGGCCCCTGAGGCGATACGGTCCTGGCGAATTGTCGAAATCTCCATGTCGGAGCTGATTGCGGGCTGCATTTACCAAGGTCAGTTTGAGGAACGCATGCAGACGGTCATATCGGAAGCCCGCGCCGACCGGAATCTGATCCTTTTTCTCGACGAACTCCATACCATGATTGGAACGGGAGGCGCATCAGGCAAGGGGATGGATGCGGGCCAGATACTCAAGCCGGCACTGGCGCGGGGCGATATACGGCTCATTGGGGCGACAACAACGGCGGAGTATCGGAAATTCATCGAGCCGGACGGCGCCCTGGAGCGGAGGTTCCAAGTGGTATGGGTCAGCGAACCTAGTCGGGCAGAAGCCGTAGAGATCCTTGAAGGGATCCGTCCGAAATTGGAAAAACACCACGGCGTTGTGCTCGATCTCGAGGTTATCGAGAAAACGGTGGCATGGTCCATGCGGTATCTTCCGGACCACCGCCTGCCCGACAAAGCCATTGATATTATCGATCAGGCCGCTGCTAAGAAAGCGTTGCGAACGCTGTCCCCGCAGGAATTGAAGAGCGACAGGACCATGGACATTTACGGCGACCGAGGGGAGCGCATCACGGAACAGGATATCGCCGCAGTCATCTCGGAGCGTTGCCAGGTGCCGGTCGGAGCGATTGCTGTCGATGAGAGCGCGAAGCTGATGGGTATGGAAGTGGCGCTGGCATCTCGCGTGAAGGGACAGGACGAGGCCATTAAGGTTGTATCTTCCGCGATACGGACTGCCCGGGCCGGTCTGAAGAAGGCTAACCGTCCGGTCGGCGTCTTTCTGTTTTTGGGGTCGACGGGAACCGGGAAAACAGAGCTTGCCAAGACTCTCGCGGAGTTCTTGTTCGGCTCCGAGGAGACCCTGATCCGGTTTGATATGTCTGAATTCGGCGAGAAGCATAATGTTGCCCGTCTGGTCGGAGCGCCACCCGGGTATATTGGGCATGATGAAGAGGGCCAACTGACAGGTCGGGTCCGGACGCGGCCTTACAGCGTTATCCTTTTCGACGAAATTGAGAAGGCACACACGGATGTTTTCGACATCTTCCTTCAGATTTTCGACGACGGGCGTTTGACGGACGGTAAAGGCCGCCGAACGAGTTTTACCGAGAGCATTATCATTATGACGTCAAACCTGGGCGCCGCATCGGCTCATGGCCAGGCAAAGCGGCCAATAGGAGTCGATTTGGCGTCGTCGGGCGCGGAAGAGGGAGACGGCGAGCGGGCCGCGTACCGCAAGAGGCTTTGTGATGCTGCGAAGTCTGTGTTTCGTCCCGAATTGCTCAATCGTATAGAGCACCAGGTGATTTTCTACCCCTTGCCCCGAGAGATCGTTTTTCAAATCCTTGACCGCATGATTGGTTTGCTGAACCAGATGCTTGCCGACAGGCGCATTACAGTACAGCTGTCGGAGGAGGCCAAGAAGCTTTTGCTTGACGAGGGTTATAGCGAGGCCTATGGGGCGAGGGAGCTCGAGCGCGTGTTTGAACGCCGAGTTGCTGCGCCGTTGGCGGAGCAACTTCTGGCGGGGCGGTTTTCTCCCGGCAACGAGATCCGAATCGACGTTTGTGAAGGCGGATTGCGCTTTGGCTGA
- a CDS encoding ATP-dependent Clp protease proteolytic subunit, with the protein MGFLKVPYVQEETAHGIRTTDLYSRLLSERIVMLTGEVDDDVADLITSQLFYLESANPESDILFNINSPGGAVTAGLAIYDVMQYVKCDVATICLGQAASMGAVLLAGGTAGKRIAMPNSRVMIHQPLGGAQGQISDMAIHVKEGQRLKERLNEILVKHTGQPIDVIQRDTDRDFFLTAEEARDYGLVDRIATR; encoded by the coding sequence ATGGGGTTTCTCAAGGTGCCTTACGTACAAGAGGAGACAGCACATGGGATTCGGACCACAGACTTGTACTCGCGTTTGTTGTCTGAGCGAATCGTGATGCTGACCGGGGAAGTAGATGATGACGTAGCCGATCTAATAACATCGCAGCTCTTTTACCTGGAGAGCGCCAACCCCGAGAGCGACATCCTTTTCAATATCAACAGTCCCGGTGGGGCTGTCACGGCGGGGCTGGCGATCTACGACGTCATGCAGTACGTCAAGTGTGACGTCGCTACCATCTGCTTGGGCCAGGCCGCGTCGATGGGCGCTGTACTGCTGGCAGGCGGCACGGCCGGAAAGCGCATCGCCATGCCCAACTCACGCGTGATGATCCATCAGCCGCTGGGAGGCGCTCAGGGGCAGATCTCCGACATGGCGATCCACGTGAAAGAGGGGCAACGCCTGAAAGAACGGCTCAACGAGATTCTCGTCAAACACACCGGTCAACCGATAGATGTTATCCAGCGAGATACTGACCGAGACTTCTTTCTGACGGCCGAAGAGGCGAGAGACTACGGTCTCGTGGACCGCATTGCCACGCGCTAG
- a CDS encoding integrase core domain-containing protein — MIASLEWLFLIHGAPRYIRSDNGPELTAKALQSWLAERGAETIYITPGSPWENPYIESFHDRFRDECLNMHVFLDGRHAQEVVEAWRNEYNEEHPHSSLNYMTPAEFAAHCRNSGRPTASLRSGNAKAPGTEQQTNVNTLIPVGA, encoded by the coding sequence GTGATCGCATCGCTCGAATGGCTCTTCCTGATCCACGGCGCGCCGCGGTACATTCGCTCGGACAACGGTCCCGAGCTGACGGCTAAAGCCCTGCAGTCCTGGCTTGCCGAGCGCGGCGCCGAAACCATCTACATCACGCCGGGCAGCCCGTGGGAAAACCCGTATATTGAAAGTTTCCATGACAGATTTCGCGACGAATGTTTGAACATGCACGTGTTTCTGGACGGCCGACACGCTCAGGAGGTGGTAGAAGCCTGGCGCAACGAATACAATGAAGAACATCCCCACAGCAGTTTGAATTACATGACCCCGGCGGAATTCGCCGCGCATTGCCGCAACTCCGGTCGGCCTACGGCCTCCCTGCGTTCCGGTAATGCGAAAGCCCCGGGTACAGAACAGCAAACCAACGTAAATACTCTCATTCCGGTTGGTGCATAA
- a CDS encoding Gfo/Idh/MocA family oxidoreductase: protein MSMSRRRFLGTTASAVIVAGAMAKGRVFGANERVNVCVMGINGRGKSHIKGFGAVAQAQVAGLCDVDTTLFDSRVEEYFTRRNLPKPKTYADIREVLDDKDIDAISTATPNHWHSLATIWACQAGKDMYVEKPMTHNIYEGLKVVEAAKKYNRIVQHGTQLRSNPGFQEGIQLLKDGFIGDVYMARCVCYKWRGDIGKGVPGEPPSTLRWDLWQGPAKEQPFMVKVSNPKEGIYVPYFWHWVWEYGNGDIGNQGVHQLDAARWGLGVNTPYRVSSMGGLFLWDDAKQVYNVSSSSFMFKGQDGKDKIMTLEVRPWYTNEEMGGTSFGVMFYGSEGVITFPSYFGYIAYKCKKFGDSDMVEAQKRMDGDDKNHYQNFIDCVLSRDASKITAPPIEGHYSSALSHYALTGARINRVLEINDQTGEITNVDWSSIPGLTEEQATLYLKRDYREGFEVPEEV, encoded by the coding sequence ATGAGCATGAGCCGCAGGAGATTTCTCGGCACCACCGCATCGGCGGTCATCGTTGCCGGCGCCATGGCAAAGGGGCGCGTTTTCGGGGCCAATGAACGTGTCAACGTATGTGTAATGGGCATCAACGGCCGCGGCAAGAGCCATATCAAAGGCTTCGGCGCCGTCGCACAGGCACAGGTCGCCGGATTGTGCGACGTGGATACCACCTTGTTCGACAGCCGCGTCGAGGAATACTTCACCCGGCGCAACCTGCCAAAGCCAAAGACGTACGCGGATATCCGCGAGGTGCTTGACGACAAAGACATCGATGCCATTTCGACCGCCACGCCGAACCACTGGCACTCGCTGGCAACCATCTGGGCATGCCAGGCCGGCAAAGACATGTACGTCGAAAAGCCCATGACCCACAACATCTACGAGGGTCTCAAAGTTGTCGAGGCCGCAAAGAAATACAACCGTATCGTGCAGCACGGCACCCAGCTCCGAAGCAATCCCGGATTCCAGGAAGGCATCCAGTTGCTCAAGGACGGGTTTATTGGCGACGTCTACATGGCCCGCTGCGTGTGCTACAAATGGCGCGGCGACATCGGCAAGGGCGTCCCCGGCGAACCGCCGAGCACCCTCCGGTGGGACCTCTGGCAAGGCCCGGCCAAAGAGCAGCCGTTCATGGTCAAGGTCAGCAATCCGAAGGAAGGCATCTACGTGCCCTACTTCTGGCACTGGGTGTGGGAATACGGCAACGGCGACATCGGCAACCAGGGCGTCCACCAGCTTGATGCCGCGCGCTGGGGTCTCGGCGTCAACACCCCCTACCGGGTCTCGTCGATGGGCGGCTTGTTCCTGTGGGATGACGCAAAGCAGGTTTACAACGTATCTTCGTCGTCCTTCATGTTCAAGGGCCAGGACGGCAAAGACAAGATCATGACCCTCGAGGTGCGGCCGTGGTACACCAACGAGGAAATGGGCGGCACGTCGTTCGGCGTCATGTTCTATGGCTCGGAAGGCGTAATCACGTTCCCGAGCTATTTCGGGTACATTGCTTACAAGTGCAAGAAGTTCGGCGACAGCGACATGGTCGAGGCACAGAAACGAATGGACGGCGACGACAAGAACCACTACCAGAACTTCATTGACTGCGTGCTCAGCCGCGACGCCAGCAAGATTACCGCGCCGCCCATCGAAGGGCATTACTCCTCCGCCTTGTCTCATTACGCGCTCACCGGCGCGCGCATCAACCGCGTCCTCGAGATCAACGACCAGACCGGCGAGATTACCAACGTCGACTGGTCGAGCATTCCCGGTCTCACCGAAGAACAGGCGACCCTCTATCTCAAGCGCGATTACCGCGAGGGATTCGAGGTCCCCGAAGAAGTCTAG
- a CDS encoding sulfite exporter TauE/SafE family protein — protein MFSQFVNDGVPAPVFWAFVGAAIIIQGISKSGFAGGAGILSMPLMFFVMPVNRAAAVMLPLLILCDMNAIYHHRRNKDWKTVLRLYIPSVFGIAAGAAVWWWIGREGVEGYGIWIKRFVGVIAMVFAVYIACKEMAMAWIDRFRPGAAAGWAAGLAAGFTSTIAHAAGPIVSLYIFTQDLGKTLFVGTVAWTFTLINLSKLPFYFGVGLLEKDVLLFGAVLVPLIPVGSWLGKWMHHRVSETLFNRIILVLVFIAGVQLFFGFDPVMWALKLFGGDG, from the coding sequence ATGTTTTCCCAATTTGTCAATGACGGCGTGCCCGCACCGGTGTTCTGGGCGTTTGTGGGCGCCGCGATCATCATTCAAGGCATAAGCAAGTCAGGGTTCGCGGGCGGCGCGGGCATTTTGTCCATGCCGCTCATGTTCTTCGTGATGCCCGTGAACCGAGCCGCCGCCGTAATGCTGCCCCTTCTCATCCTGTGCGACATGAACGCCATTTACCATCATCGGCGCAACAAAGACTGGAAAACCGTGCTTCGGCTCTACATTCCCTCTGTGTTTGGAATTGCCGCAGGCGCGGCAGTCTGGTGGTGGATTGGCCGGGAAGGCGTTGAAGGCTACGGCATCTGGATCAAACGCTTCGTGGGCGTCATTGCCATGGTGTTCGCCGTGTACATCGCCTGTAAAGAGATGGCCATGGCATGGATCGACCGGTTCCGGCCGGGGGCCGCCGCGGGCTGGGCTGCCGGCCTTGCCGCGGGGTTCACGTCGACCATCGCGCACGCGGCCGGCCCTATCGTGAGCCTCTACATCTTCACGCAGGACCTGGGCAAGACCCTCTTTGTGGGAACGGTCGCCTGGACGTTCACCCTCATCAACCTCTCCAAACTCCCCTTCTATTTCGGAGTTGGGCTGCTCGAAAAGGACGTGTTGCTTTTTGGAGCGGTGCTGGTACCCCTCATCCCCGTGGGGTCGTGGCTGGGAAAATGGATGCACCACCGCGTATCCGAAACGCTGTTCAACCGCATTATCCTCGTGCTTGTATTTATCGCGGGTGTTCAGCTGTTCTTCGGCTTCGACCCTGTCATGTGGGCGCTGAAATTGTTCGGGGGCGACGGTTGA
- the cimA gene encoding citramalate synthase produces the protein MAQRVEVYDVTLRDGAQGPGVKFSSEDQLRIVQELDAFGVSFIEGGQPGSNPKAAELFRRTKDLEMKHAVMAAFGSTRHAKNAVEDDPNIKALLAADTPVVTIFAKFSPTHVQQVLRVSLEENLRLIEESVAYLKSQGRRVILDAEHFFDGYREDSEYALTALERGWHAGAEVLALCDTNGGSLPWSIGEATHASRTRLPKAVFGIHAHNDSGCGVANTIAAVHAGAVHVQGTINGYGERTGNANLCTVIPDLQLKMGCEVVSEDQLRQLTRLSYLVAELANMGQRDFDPFVGRDAFTHKGGMHADAVKKLKVSYEHIPPETVGNQTRISVSEMSGRSSLLQKAKELGLDLDRDAPETHEALKQVKDLENQGYEFEGADASLELLLRKAMGQYRTFFKLRGFRTSVDRHDADSPAISEATVKLELPDGTRMHTAAEAEGPVDALNYALRKALEGTYPELRDVHLDDYKVRILNAQAATAAVTRVLIESSDGEMSWYTVGVSGNIVAASYQALVDSIEYKLLNSRGYKVD, from the coding sequence GTGGCACAACGAGTCGAAGTATACGACGTAACCCTTCGCGATGGGGCGCAGGGGCCGGGTGTGAAGTTTTCGTCCGAGGACCAGCTTCGCATCGTGCAGGAACTGGACGCCTTCGGCGTTTCCTTTATCGAGGGCGGGCAGCCGGGCTCGAATCCGAAAGCGGCCGAACTCTTCAGGCGCACCAAGGACCTGGAGATGAAGCACGCTGTAATGGCGGCCTTCGGCAGCACGCGCCACGCCAAGAATGCGGTGGAGGACGATCCCAACATCAAGGCATTGCTTGCAGCCGACACGCCGGTCGTTACCATCTTCGCGAAATTCTCGCCTACCCACGTGCAACAAGTCTTGCGGGTCAGCCTCGAAGAGAACCTCAGGCTGATCGAGGAGTCCGTGGCCTATCTCAAATCTCAAGGCCGCCGCGTGATTCTCGATGCCGAACACTTTTTTGACGGTTACCGTGAAGATAGCGAATATGCGCTGACCGCGCTGGAACGCGGCTGGCATGCGGGCGCGGAAGTGCTGGCGCTATGCGACACGAACGGCGGGAGCCTGCCGTGGAGCATTGGCGAGGCGACCCATGCTTCGCGCACGCGCCTTCCCAAAGCCGTTTTCGGAATTCACGCTCACAATGACAGCGGTTGCGGCGTGGCCAACACCATCGCCGCCGTGCATGCGGGCGCGGTGCATGTCCAGGGCACCATCAACGGCTATGGCGAGCGGACAGGCAACGCGAACCTCTGCACGGTCATTCCCGACCTGCAGCTCAAGATGGGGTGCGAGGTGGTGTCGGAGGACCAGCTTCGCCAGCTGACCCGTCTATCGTATCTCGTGGCGGAACTGGCCAACATGGGTCAGCGCGATTTCGATCCGTTCGTAGGGCGCGATGCGTTCACGCACAAGGGCGGCATGCACGCTGACGCCGTAAAGAAGCTCAAGGTCAGTTATGAACACATCCCGCCTGAGACGGTGGGCAACCAGACCCGCATCTCGGTGAGCGAGATGTCGGGCAGGTCGAGTCTGTTGCAGAAGGCCAAGGAGCTCGGGCTCGATCTCGATCGCGACGCTCCCGAAACGCACGAAGCCTTGAAGCAGGTCAAGGACCTCGAGAACCAGGGGTATGAATTCGAGGGGGCGGATGCGTCGCTCGAGCTCCTGTTGCGCAAAGCCATGGGACAGTACCGCACCTTTTTCAAGCTGCGCGGGTTCCGCACCAGCGTGGACCGCCACGACGCCGACAGCCCGGCCATTTCGGAGGCTACCGTCAAGCTCGAATTGCCCGACGGCACGCGCATGCATACCGCCGCCGAGGCAGAAGGTCCTGTCGATGCGCTCAACTACGCCCTCCGGAAAGCGCTGGAGGGTACGTATCCTGAGCTGCGGGACGTGCACCTCGACGACTACAAGGTCCGCATCCTGAATGCGCAGGCAGCCACGGCGGCCGTTACCCGCGTGCTCATCGAGTCGAGCGACGGCGAGATGTCGTGGTACACGGTCGGGGTTTCGGGCAACATCGTGGCGGCGTCGTATCAGGCGCTGGTGGACAGTATCGAATACAAGCTGTTGAACTCGCGCGGCTACAAAGTGGACTGA